The following proteins are encoded in a genomic region of Amphiura filiformis chromosome 18, Afil_fr2py, whole genome shotgun sequence:
- the LOC140138837 gene encoding neuropilin-1-like: MFLERKMSTLFAAIAFVLVLSSCDAFDCYIEQQPDPASGNKLRWVLPYTRVQRCHCSKILFGGFNAKPMEGWKEYLYTDEPLQFVNNDDPESLTKFLECDEKNEHAAKGATTRQPSSQTEVITETVTLQQTSTKPNQDDLSGSGWTGPTDDYENNMATSQPGDDLSGSGWTNPIDDSENELTTSQPGDEVSESGRTDPTDESDYDFSYPTDWHDDEADANSTAEFSECSTSVALGMQDGRISNRRIVASSSVQTQDIRDVFNETETYDLSPYNARLGYGGCWIPSITDTNKWIQVYVGLGKILTGITSQGFESYYVKTCYIEVQKNDNRWKKHKNGGSRVFVANTDATSNAILMFDTPILTSVLRIQPIECTKYSLVDVCALRMEILGCKTTPKSGPNGDCVRRLGMESHKINQTQITISEENSPENYKNYVRLNNQNGCWIRPLTDSPWMTVSFRDKVNISGIIIQGCRRPDGYGARVKRFKIQLGNPTNPDWESREYDDITHTITPVTIIFDNPVETNQIKVIPTKCNHDNEGCAVRMEILGPCET, from the exons ATGTTTCTTGAGCGTAAGATGTCAACCTTGTTTGCAGCTATTG CGTTTGTTCTCGTGTTATCCTCATGCGATGCATTTGATTGCTACATTGAGCAGCAACCAGACCCTGCTTCTGGGAATAAACTACGCTGGGTGTTGCCCTATACACGTGTTCAGAGGTGTCACTGCAGCAAGATATTGTTTGGAGGATTCAATGCAAAGCCAATGGAAGGATGGAAAGAATATTTGTATACAGATGAACCATTGCAGTTCGTCAACAATGATGACCCAGAGAGTTTGACAAAATTCCTGGAATGTGATGAGAAAAATG AGCATGCTGCTAAAGGCGCAACAACGCGACAGCCGTCATCTCAAACGGAAGTAATCACAGAAACTGTCACATTGCAACAAACGAGCACTAAACCGAATCAAG ATGACCTTTCCGGGTCTGGCTGGACTGGCCCAACAGATGATTATGAGAATAACATGGCCACATCTCAACCTGGAG ATGACCTTTCCGGGTCTGGCTGGACTAACCCGATAGATGATTCTGAGAATGAATTGACCACATCTCAACCTGGAG ATGAAGTTTCCGAGTCTGGCCGGACTGACCCAACTGATGAATCTGATTACG ATTTCTCTTACCCGACTGACTGGCATGATGATGAGGCTGACGCTAATTCTACTGCAG AATTTTCAGAATGTAGCACTTCGGTAGCACTTGGAATGCAGGATGGTCGTATCAGCAATAGGAGAATAGTAGCGTCATCTTCGGTACAAACGCAAGATATTCGCGATGTATTTAATGAAACCGAGACGTATGATTTATCTCCGTATAACGCCAGGCTGGGTTACGGAGGATGTTGGATACCCTCTATTACAGACACAAATAAATGGATACAGGTGTATGTTGGTTTGGGAAAGATACTGACAGGCATCACAAGCCAAGGATTTGAAAGTTATTATGTGAAAACGTGCTACATCGAAGTGCAAAAGAATGATAACAGAtggaaaaaacacaaaaatggaGGAAGTAGG GTATTTGTTGCGAATACTGATGCCACATCAAATGCAATATTGATGTTTGATACACCGATACTAACAAGCGTCCTGCGTATCCAACCAATCGAATGTACGAAATATAGCTTGGTAGATGTCTGTGCCCTGAGAATGGAAATCCTTGGTTGTAAAACTACACCAAAAAGCGGCCCAAATGGTG ATTGCGTTCGACGACTTGGAATGGAGAGTCATAAAATTAACCAAACTCAAATCACCATCTCTGAAGAGAACTCTCCTGAAAACTACAAAAATTACGTGAGGCTTAACAATCAGAACGGGTGTTGGATTCGACCTCTGACAGATTCTCCATGGATGACAGTGTCTTTCCGTGATAAAGTCAACATTTCTGGCATCATAATACAAGGCTGTAGACGGCCAGATGGTTATGGGGCCAGGGTGAAACGATTCAAGATTCAATTAGGAAACCCGACTAATCCTGATTGGGAATCACGG GAATATGATGACATTACTCATACCATCACCCCAGTCACTATTATCTTTGATAACCCAGTGGAAACCAACCAAATCAAAGTGATACCTACAAAATGCAACCATGACAATGAAGGATGTGCTGTGAGAATGGAAATACTTGGACCATGCGAAACCTGA